The following are encoded in a window of Solidesulfovibrio magneticus RS-1 genomic DNA:
- a CDS encoding iron hydrogenase small subunit: MTFIASTRRGFLKAACIMTGGALIGLRMTGKAVAAAKQLKDFMMDRIDGVYGADAKFPERASQQNGQVQTLYKNFLEHPMSHKAEQLLHTHWEDRSKNIKKLQTAGNYPNPRAKEFAGTTYPYE, encoded by the coding sequence ATGACTTTCATCGCTTCGACCCGTCGCGGCTTCCTCAAAGCCGCCTGCATCATGACCGGCGGCGCCCTCATCGGGCTTCGCATGACCGGCAAGGCCGTGGCCGCCGCCAAGCAACTCAAGGACTTCATGATGGACCGCATCGACGGCGTCTACGGGGCCGACGCCAAGTTCCCCGAGCGGGCCTCTCAGCAAAACGGCCAGGTCCAGACCCTGTACAAGAACTTCCTGGAACATCCCATGAGCCACAAGGCCGAGCAGCTCCTGCACACCCATTGGGAAGACCGCTCCAAGAACATCAAAAAACTCCAGACCGCCGGCAACTACCCCAACCCCCGGGCCAAGGAATTCGCCGGAACCACCTACCCCTACGAATAG
- a CDS encoding Hpt domain-containing protein, translating into MTAEQPLLDLAKLRERFDNDDELLAEIFAVFASEAPGRRSGMETALAAGDLAKLAGMAHSLKGVAATMFAEPLRQAAYALELAARAGDAQAAAAALPPVLERLTAAVDCLPG; encoded by the coding sequence ATGACCGCCGAACAACCATTGCTGGATCTGGCCAAGCTGCGCGAACGCTTCGACAATGATGACGAATTGCTGGCCGAAATCTTCGCCGTCTTCGCCAGCGAGGCCCCGGGCCGGCGCAGCGGCATGGAAACCGCCCTGGCCGCCGGGGATCTGGCCAAGCTGGCCGGTATGGCCCATTCCCTCAAGGGCGTGGCCGCCACCATGTTCGCTGAACCCCTGCGCCAGGCCGCCTATGCCCTGGAGCTGGCCGCCCGGGCCGGCGACGCCCAGGCCGCCGCCGCCGCCTTGCCCCCGGTGCTGGAACGGCTGACCGCCGCCGTCGACTGCCTGCCGGGCTAA
- a CDS encoding sensor histidine kinase, whose protein sequence is MTQGSGERAETYCVLDADEREYLVGVVGAGPGFDTILEIVAGEEFREFLPPMHLAGLVGLPADDPRRRGALLSGVPVYPDCRALFAAHPTINLVVELRSGVSRREILDAMPPGASLIDNTASFFLCALSNAVSVGAHCRMRLDHQKLLLEAIVDEVQEDIALLSAAGTVVDLNRNIVHRLGQPKELLVGQPCSVLRSGPDDPPFCDPDDPACPFRLALSTGKKAERLHTAVSADGKLRYYRTYTYPIADASGKIGHVVVFRRDITDRTVGEISARQAERIETMGRLSSYLAHELRNPMFAASGFARRLANMESLPEAARERAGIVVAELTRMEALLKQFLEFARPVGQAVPGRADADADANRAVLAAVEAVRPEAEAKGIGFALALVPGVAAVAFEPALLKQCVVNLLRNAMDAMAHGGVVRVSSGRDADRVRVRVADSGRGLTHDNLENMFSPFYKADHCEYGLGLAMVKKVVDDFGGAVEAAGEPGGGCAITLHLPPALAGGGADAATLPGGTP, encoded by the coding sequence ATGACGCAGGGGAGTGGAGAGCGGGCGGAAACGTACTGCGTCCTTGACGCCGACGAACGGGAATACCTGGTCGGCGTGGTCGGCGCGGGGCCGGGTTTCGACACCATCTTGGAGATCGTGGCCGGCGAGGAGTTCCGCGAATTCCTGCCGCCCATGCACTTGGCCGGCCTGGTCGGGCTGCCGGCCGACGATCCCCGGCGACGCGGGGCGCTGCTGTCCGGCGTGCCGGTCTATCCCGACTGTCGGGCGCTTTTCGCCGCCCATCCGACGATTAATCTCGTGGTGGAGCTGCGAAGCGGCGTTTCCCGCCGGGAGATCCTCGACGCCATGCCGCCGGGCGCGTCGCTTATCGACAACACGGCCTCCTTTTTCCTGTGCGCCCTGAGCAACGCCGTGTCCGTGGGCGCGCACTGCCGGATGCGCCTGGACCATCAAAAGCTCCTACTCGAAGCCATCGTGGACGAGGTCCAGGAGGACATAGCGCTGCTGTCCGCCGCCGGCACGGTGGTGGATCTTAACCGCAACATCGTACATCGCCTGGGCCAGCCCAAGGAATTGCTCGTGGGCCAGCCCTGTTCGGTGCTGCGCTCCGGCCCGGACGATCCGCCGTTTTGCGACCCCGACGACCCGGCCTGTCCGTTCCGGCTGGCCCTGTCCACGGGCAAAAAGGCCGAGCGCCTGCACACCGCCGTCTCGGCCGACGGCAAACTGCGCTACTACCGCACCTACACCTACCCCATCGCCGACGCTTCGGGCAAAATCGGCCATGTGGTGGTCTTTCGCCGCGACATCACCGACCGCACCGTAGGTGAAATCAGCGCCCGCCAGGCCGAACGCATTGAAACCATGGGCCGGCTGTCTTCCTATCTGGCCCACGAGCTGCGCAACCCCATGTTCGCGGCCAGCGGTTTTGCCCGCCGTCTGGCCAACATGGAATCCTTGCCCGAGGCGGCCCGGGAACGGGCCGGCATCGTGGTGGCCGAGCTGACCCGCATGGAAGCGCTGCTCAAGCAGTTCCTGGAATTTGCCCGCCCCGTGGGCCAGGCCGTGCCCGGCCGGGCCGACGCCGACGCCGACGCCAACCGGGCCGTGCTGGCCGCCGTGGAGGCCGTGCGCCCCGAGGCCGAGGCCAAGGGCATCGGCTTTGCCCTGGCTCTGGTGCCGGGCGTGGCCGCCGTGGCCTTCGAGCCGGCGCTGTTAAAGCAGTGCGTGGTCAACCTCTTGCGAAACGCCATGGACGCCATGGCCCATGGCGGGGTGGTGCGGGTGTCGAGCGGCCGCGACGCCGACCGGGTGCGGGTGCGCGTGGCCGACAGCGGCCGGGGGCTCACCCACGACAATCTCGAAAACATGTTCAGCCCCTTTTACAAGGCCGACCACTGCGAATACGGCCTGGGGCTGGCCATGGTCAAAAAGGTGGTGGACGACTTCGGCGGCGCGGTGGAAGCCGCCGGAGAGCCCGGCGGCGGCTGCGCCATCACCCTGCATCTGCCCCCGGCCCTGGCCGGCGGCGGAGCCGATGCCGCGACCTTGCCGGGAGGCACGCCATGA
- a CDS encoding [FeFe] hydrogenase, group A — protein sequence MSRVEMEKIFYEMQSPDPKADPDKLFFIKVDESKCIGCDSCMGYCPTGAIYGETGEPHKIPHVEACINCGQCLTHCPVSAIYEEQSWVPVIEQKLKDKNVKVIAMPAPAVRYGLGDCFGMPVGAVTTDKMLGALQKLGFDHTWDNEWTADVTIWEEGSEFVGRLTKKIDKPLPQFTSCCPGWHKYVETFYPELFPNMSTCKSPIGMLGSLAKTYGADTMKYKRADVFTVSIMPCTAKKYEGMRPANWSSGYQDIDATIDTRELAYMFKKAGIDLNTVAPGQRDALMGESTGGATIFGVTGGVMEAALRYAYQAVTGKAPESWDFKAVRGLKGLKEATVNVGGTDVKVAVVHGAKRFAEVCEVVKAGKSPWHFIEFMACPGGCVMGGGQPIMPGVLQSMDRRTTKFYASLKKRLALYNEQKA from the coding sequence ATGAGCCGCGTTGAAATGGAGAAAATCTTCTACGAAATGCAGTCTCCGGACCCCAAGGCCGATCCGGACAAGCTCTTCTTCATCAAGGTCGACGAGTCCAAATGCATCGGCTGCGACAGTTGCATGGGCTATTGCCCCACCGGCGCCATCTACGGCGAGACCGGCGAACCTCACAAGATCCCCCATGTCGAAGCCTGCATCAACTGTGGCCAGTGCCTCACCCACTGCCCGGTCTCGGCCATCTACGAAGAACAGTCCTGGGTTCCGGTCATCGAACAAAAGCTCAAGGATAAAAACGTCAAGGTCATCGCCATGCCGGCCCCGGCCGTGCGCTACGGCCTGGGCGACTGCTTCGGCATGCCCGTGGGCGCGGTGACCACGGACAAGATGCTCGGAGCCTTGCAAAAGCTCGGCTTTGACCACACCTGGGACAACGAGTGGACCGCCGACGTCACCATCTGGGAAGAAGGCTCGGAGTTCGTCGGCCGGCTCACCAAAAAGATCGACAAGCCCCTGCCCCAGTTCACCTCCTGCTGTCCCGGCTGGCACAAGTACGTCGAGACGTTCTATCCCGAGCTCTTCCCCAACATGTCCACCTGCAAGTCCCCCATCGGGATGCTCGGCTCCCTGGCCAAGACCTACGGCGCGGACACCATGAAATACAAGCGCGCCGACGTCTTTACCGTCTCCATCATGCCCTGCACGGCCAAGAAATACGAAGGCATGCGCCCGGCCAACTGGTCCAGCGGCTATCAGGACATCGACGCCACCATCGACACCCGCGAACTGGCCTACATGTTCAAGAAAGCCGGCATCGACCTCAACACCGTGGCCCCGGGCCAGCGCGACGCGCTCATGGGCGAGTCCACCGGCGGCGCCACCATCTTCGGCGTCACCGGCGGCGTCATGGAAGCGGCCCTGCGCTACGCCTATCAGGCCGTCACCGGCAAGGCCCCGGAAAGCTGGGACTTCAAGGCCGTGCGGGGGCTTAAGGGCCTCAAGGAAGCCACGGTCAATGTGGGCGGCACGGACGTGAAGGTGGCCGTGGTCCACGGGGCCAAACGGTTCGCCGAGGTCTGCGAAGTGGTCAAGGCCGGCAAGTCGCCCTGGCATTTCATCGAATTCATGGCCTGCCCCGGCGGTTGCGTCATGGGCGGCGGCCAGCCCATCATGCCCGGCGTGCTGCAGTCCATGGATCGCCGCACCACCAAATTCTACGCCTCGCTCAAAAAGCGCCTGGCCCTGTACAACGAACAAAAAGCCTAA
- a CDS encoding sensor histidine kinase has product MTARSSISSTTSDRHLSDRPHQPAGPAQASASLGPVPAPDPSFFAAQAALLYERLPHGLALSDPDGRLVCANRALRRLLGAGESLPEPTLAGLIARLCPAVTPARAAAMAAATQRWHTPNHPMIGPSGQALHVRLLFESVPFPDGRTGLTLTVEDTTSHRAAIDAWRRRQTQYRSLVEGGADAMCRFLPDLSLLYANAPFCRLFGLSRRGAVGKSLLSLVSLEAGRAVVDAVSALSPRQPAGEVDLLLGYADDRPRWLRLTVRGFFYRTGHLKDCQAVGADVSDHKLAEDRFIHASRLVSLGALVSGVAHEVSNPNQAIALNARLCQDLWEPVAEAASRLAQAAAMSGGPGARGPTLADALADMPALLADMADCSGRIADIVSELKEFGSHDDGSGFAPVAVNDAVRAAARLMRPTLKRSTRRFSLRLCREGPVVLGRRQRLEQVLVNLLENACLALPNQDAPIVIETALAPEGDAVRVLVRDAGTGIAPGDLRRVTEPFFTTRRGQGGTGLGLSISHKIAREHGGSLELVPNAGPGVTAVVALPLAGLRQEGLP; this is encoded by the coding sequence ATGACAGCACGTTCGTCCATTTCCTCGACCACTTCGGATCGCCACCTCAGCGACCGTCCGCATCAGCCCGCCGGCCCGGCCCAGGCTTCGGCCTCGCTCGGCCCGGTTCCCGCCCCGGACCCGTCTTTCTTCGCCGCCCAGGCGGCCCTGCTTTACGAACGTCTGCCCCATGGCTTGGCCTTGTCCGACCCGGACGGCCGGCTGGTTTGCGCCAACCGCGCCCTGCGCCGCCTGCTCGGGGCCGGGGAGTCCCTGCCCGAGCCAACCCTGGCCGGCCTCATCGCCCGGCTGTGCCCGGCGGTCACGCCCGCCCGGGCCGCCGCCATGGCGGCGGCCACACAGCGGTGGCATACGCCGAATCATCCGATGATCGGCCCATCGGGCCAGGCGCTCCATGTGCGTCTGCTCTTCGAATCCGTGCCCTTTCCCGACGGCCGCACGGGCCTTACCCTGACCGTGGAGGACACAACCAGCCACAGGGCCGCCATCGACGCCTGGCGGCGTCGCCAGACCCAATACCGCTCCCTGGTGGAAGGCGGAGCCGACGCCATGTGCCGCTTCTTGCCGGATCTGAGCCTGCTCTACGCCAACGCGCCTTTTTGCCGGTTGTTTGGCTTGTCGCGGCGGGGAGCGGTGGGCAAGAGCCTGCTGTCCCTGGTCAGCCTGGAGGCCGGCCGGGCCGTGGTGGACGCCGTGTCCGCCCTCTCGCCCAGGCAGCCGGCCGGCGAGGTGGACCTGCTTTTGGGCTACGCCGACGACCGGCCGCGTTGGCTGCGGCTGACCGTACGCGGCTTTTTCTACCGCACCGGCCATCTCAAGGACTGCCAGGCCGTGGGGGCCGACGTCTCGGACCACAAGCTCGCCGAGGACCGCTTCATCCACGCCAGCCGGCTGGTGTCGCTGGGCGCGCTCGTTTCGGGCGTGGCCCACGAGGTCAGCAACCCCAATCAGGCCATCGCCCTCAATGCCCGGTTGTGCCAGGACCTCTGGGAACCCGTGGCCGAGGCCGCTTCGCGGCTGGCCCAGGCCGCGGCGATGTCCGGCGGCCCCGGCGCGCGCGGCCCGACCCTGGCCGACGCCCTGGCCGACATGCCGGCGCTTCTGGCCGACATGGCCGACTGCTCGGGCCGCATCGCCGACATCGTCTCGGAGCTCAAGGAATTCGGCAGCCACGACGACGGCTCGGGCTTTGCCCCGGTGGCTGTAAACGACGCCGTGCGGGCCGCCGCCCGGCTCATGCGCCCGACCCTTAAACGCAGCACCCGCCGCTTTTCCCTGCGCCTTTGTCGCGAAGGGCCGGTGGTGCTCGGCCGGCGGCAACGCCTGGAGCAGGTGCTGGTCAATCTGCTGGAAAACGCCTGCCTGGCCCTGCCGAACCAGGACGCGCCCATTGTCATCGAAACGGCGCTTGCCCCCGAGGGCGACGCCGTGCGGGTGCTCGTGCGCGACGCCGGCACGGGCATCGCCCCAGGCGACCTGCGCCGGGTGACCGAGCCCTTTTTCACCACCCGGCGCGGCCAGGGCGGCACGGGACTGGGCCTTTCCATCTCCCACAAAATCGCCCGCGAACACGGCGGCTCCCTGGAACTCGTGCCCAACGCCGGCCCGGGCGTCACCGCCGTGGTGGCCCTGCCCCTGGCCGGCCTGCGCCAGGAGGGACTGCCGTGA
- a CDS encoding permease — protein sequence MNALHNLDLFAQATLSIVLEAVPFLLLGSVASGLVEAYVPRDRLTRLLPKGRLASTLVGLGIGALTPCCECGVVFLARRLIGKGVPPGAAVAFMLAAPVINPVSLLATLVAFRGDPTMAIWRCVLVIAAGLVVGYWAGGRDALSLLRDPAAAPACGCGHDHGPEDHAHHHGPATIPGTPFGSLADAVPLAAVVPSRRDKVASAMRHAMADFLDMAKVLILGSMVAAAFKAYVPVSVVMALENDLVLAIPGMMALAVVLSLCSQADAFVAASFSTFPAAAKLAFLALGPMLDLKLLLMWRQVFTPRLTRVLAIVPAAIVFITCAVYGILTGGAS from the coding sequence ATGAACGCCCTGCACAATCTCGATCTTTTCGCCCAGGCCACGCTGTCCATCGTGCTGGAGGCCGTGCCGTTTTTGCTGCTGGGGTCCGTGGCCTCGGGGCTGGTCGAGGCCTACGTGCCCCGCGACCGCCTGACGCGGCTTTTGCCCAAGGGCCGGCTGGCCTCCACCCTGGTGGGCCTTGGTATCGGCGCGCTGACCCCGTGCTGCGAATGCGGCGTGGTCTTTCTGGCCCGCCGGCTCATCGGCAAAGGCGTGCCCCCGGGCGCGGCGGTCGCCTTCATGCTGGCCGCGCCGGTCATCAATCCCGTGTCGCTTTTAGCCACCCTGGTGGCCTTTCGGGGCGACCCGACCATGGCCATCTGGCGCTGCGTCCTGGTCATCGCGGCCGGCCTGGTCGTCGGCTACTGGGCCGGCGGCCGCGACGCGCTGTCGCTTTTGCGCGATCCCGCCGCCGCCCCGGCCTGCGGCTGCGGCCATGACCACGGTCCCGAAGACCACGCCCATCACCACGGGCCGGCCACCATTCCCGGCACGCCCTTCGGGTCGCTCGCCGACGCCGTGCCCCTGGCCGCCGTCGTCCCCAGCCGGCGCGACAAGGTCGCCTCGGCCATGCGCCACGCCATGGCCGACTTCCTGGACATGGCCAAGGTGCTGATCCTGGGTTCCATGGTGGCGGCGGCCTTCAAAGCCTATGTCCCTGTTTCCGTGGTCATGGCCCTGGAAAACGACCTCGTCCTGGCCATTCCGGGCATGATGGCGCTCGCCGTCGTGCTCTCGCTGTGCTCCCAGGCCGACGCCTTCGTGGCCGCCTCGTTTTCCACCTTCCCGGCCGCGGCCAAGCTCGCCTTTCTGGCCCTTGGCCCCATGCTCGATCTCAAGCTCCTGCTCATGTGGCGGCAGGTGTTCACCCCGCGCCTGACCCGGGTGCTCGCCATTGTCCCGGCCGCCATCGTCTTTATCACCTGCGCCGTCTACGGCATCCTCACCGGGGGCGCGTCATGA
- a CDS encoding FAD-dependent oxidoreductase, protein MPQQVVIIGGVALGPKAACRFKRLQPESNVIMLDRSPRISYGGCGIPYYVSGEVSDITGLQSTAFHMVRDPEFFRDIKDVDARSETEVVAIDRTAKTVTARHLPTGRQDVIPYDKLVMATGSSPRKLPIAGIDLPGVHTVDSLEAAEAIKKSVAAGGVGSVAIIGSGFIGLEMAVAFADMWGLDVTVIELFDQILPGVTGPTLSAMARKHMEDKGVAFRLGEQVKAIEGEGKVERVVTDKGEVEAELVILSVGVVPNSGLAKAAGLDVSPRGGVLVDEFMRTSDPDIYAGGDCVEVKNLVTGQPMYLPLGSMANRQGRVIGDNLAGGASRFEGVVGSWCVKLFDLAAAGTGLTQAQAERAGFDAVTTHITAIDRAHFYPEHELMSLELVAERGTRRVLGLQGLCAMGDELIGKVNTVAAMLPHKPTVADVSNVEVAYSPPFASAMDILNTVANAADNILSGQNKGISVTEFATIWADAGSDAHIIDCRENPQGGPLVEKHPGRWHNIPQGQLRGRLNEVPKDKPVVLMCNTGARSYEALVTLADAGFQNVVSVEGGMAAVKAAGVDV, encoded by the coding sequence ATGCCGCAACAGGTCGTCATCATCGGGGGCGTCGCCCTTGGACCCAAGGCCGCCTGCCGCTTCAAGAGGCTTCAGCCTGAAAGCAACGTCATCATGCTCGACCGCAGTCCCCGCATCTCCTACGGCGGCTGCGGCATCCCCTACTACGTTTCCGGCGAGGTCAGCGACATCACCGGCCTGCAATCCACGGCCTTCCACATGGTGCGCGACCCGGAATTCTTCCGCGACATCAAGGACGTGGACGCCCGGTCCGAGACCGAAGTGGTGGCCATCGACCGCACCGCCAAGACCGTGACCGCCCGCCATCTGCCCACCGGGCGGCAGGATGTCATCCCCTACGACAAGCTCGTCATGGCCACGGGCAGCAGCCCGCGCAAGCTGCCCATCGCCGGCATCGACCTGCCGGGCGTGCACACCGTGGACAGCCTGGAAGCGGCCGAGGCCATCAAGAAATCCGTGGCCGCCGGGGGCGTGGGGTCCGTGGCCATCATCGGCTCGGGCTTTATCGGCCTGGAAATGGCCGTGGCCTTTGCCGACATGTGGGGCCTGGACGTCACGGTCATCGAACTGTTCGACCAGATCCTGCCCGGCGTCACCGGGCCGACGCTGTCGGCCATGGCCCGCAAGCACATGGAGGACAAGGGCGTGGCCTTCCGCCTGGGCGAGCAGGTGAAAGCCATCGAGGGCGAGGGCAAGGTGGAGCGGGTCGTCACGGACAAGGGCGAGGTCGAGGCCGAGCTGGTGATCCTGTCCGTGGGTGTGGTGCCCAATTCCGGCCTGGCCAAGGCGGCCGGGCTTGACGTCTCGCCGCGCGGCGGCGTCCTCGTGGACGAATTCATGCGCACTTCCGACCCGGACATCTATGCCGGCGGCGACTGCGTGGAAGTCAAAAACCTGGTCACCGGCCAGCCCATGTACCTGCCGCTGGGGTCCATGGCCAACCGGCAGGGCCGGGTCATCGGCGACAACCTGGCCGGCGGCGCGTCTCGTTTCGAAGGCGTGGTCGGCTCCTGGTGCGTCAAGCTCTTCGACCTGGCCGCAGCCGGCACCGGCCTGACCCAGGCCCAGGCCGAGCGGGCCGGTTTCGACGCCGTCACCACCCACATCACGGCCATCGACCGGGCGCACTTCTACCCCGAACACGAACTCATGTCCCTGGAACTGGTGGCCGAGCGCGGCACGAGGCGCGTCCTTGGCCTCCAGGGCCTGTGCGCCATGGGCGACGAACTCATCGGCAAGGTCAACACCGTGGCCGCCATGCTGCCCCACAAACCGACCGTGGCCGACGTGTCCAACGTGGAAGTGGCCTACTCGCCACCCTTTGCCTCGGCCATGGATATTTTGAACACCGTGGCCAACGCGGCCGACAACATCCTGTCCGGCCAGAACAAGGGCATTTCCGTCACGGAATTCGCCACGATATGGGCCGACGCCGGCAGCGACGCCCACATCATCGACTGCCGGGAAAATCCCCAGGGCGGACCGCTGGTGGAGAAGCACCCCGGCCGCTGGCACAACATCCCCCAGGGCCAGCTGCGCGGACGCCTGAACGAGGTGCCCAAGGACAAGCCCGTGGTGCTTATGTGCAACACCGGCGCGCGCTCCTACGAGGCCCTGGTGACCCTGGCCGACGCCGGCTTCCAGAACGTGGTCAGCGTCGAAGGCGGCATGGCCGCGGTCAAGGCCGCTGGCGTGGACGTCTAG
- the rsmI gene encoding 16S rRNA (cytidine(1402)-2'-O)-methyltransferase has translation MDNDAHRQARLFIVATPLGNPGDCSPRAAATLAGAGVVLCEDTRRTGMLLKTLGVTAKRLMSFHEHNEEARLPQVLALLAEGQDVALVSDAGTPLLADPGYRLVRAAREAGFAVSPVPGPSAVPAALSAAGIAPYPFSFLGFLPRTASQARAALARFGATGATLVFFERKTRLAETLTAALEALGDRDCVICRELTKTYEEFLSGKLSDFAGRDLELLGEVTVVVGPAKAGRSDEEQARQVAAQEAAVGGKPKEVARRAAARLSGWTQKEVYAMLMGQETG, from the coding sequence ATGGACAACGACGCCCACAGGCAGGCAAGGCTTTTCATCGTGGCGACGCCGCTGGGCAATCCGGGCGACTGTTCGCCCCGGGCGGCGGCCACCTTGGCCGGGGCCGGGGTGGTCCTTTGCGAGGACACCCGGCGCACCGGAATGCTGCTCAAGACCCTGGGAGTGACGGCCAAGCGGCTCATGAGCTTTCACGAGCACAACGAGGAGGCCCGGCTGCCCCAGGTGCTGGCCCTCTTGGCCGAAGGCCAGGACGTGGCCCTGGTCTCCGACGCCGGCACGCCGCTTCTGGCCGATCCCGGTTACCGGCTGGTGCGGGCCGCCCGGGAGGCCGGTTTCGCCGTCTCCCCCGTGCCCGGCCCCTCGGCCGTACCGGCCGCCTTGTCGGCCGCCGGCATCGCGCCCTATCCATTTTCTTTTCTGGGTTTTTTGCCGCGCACAGCCTCCCAGGCCCGGGCCGCCTTGGCCCGGTTCGGGGCCACCGGGGCGACGCTGGTCTTTTTCGAGCGCAAGACCCGGCTGGCCGAGACCCTGACCGCCGCCCTGGAAGCCCTGGGCGACCGCGACTGCGTCATCTGCCGGGAACTGACCAAGACCTATGAGGAATTTCTCTCCGGCAAGCTTTCGGACTTTGCCGGCCGGGACCTGGAGCTGCTCGGCGAGGTGACGGTGGTGGTCGGGCCGGCCAAGGCCGGGCGCTCGGACGAGGAGCAGGCGCGCCAAGTCGCCGCCCAGGAGGCGGCCGTGGGCGGCAAGCCCAAGGAGGTGGCCCGGCGTGCGGCGGCCCGGCTTTCGGGATGGACCCAGAAAGAGGTTTATGCCATGCTCATGGGCCAGGAAACCGGTTGA
- a CDS encoding ABC transporter ATP-binding protein/permease → MSATKRRFLADLWTLTKPYWKSEERLKSGLLLAVIVGMSLGIVYLNVLFNEWNNLFYNSLQEKNLDEFFRLFGRFAILAAMFIIVAVYQIYLRQMLQIRWRRWLTERYAAMWLTHRNYYRLRFSPNGADNPDQRISEDIGGFVEQTLSLTLGFIESVVSLASFSVILWNLSGEIHILDIQLPGSMLWAAVLYAGFGSFLTHYIGRPLIRLNFLQQRYEADYRYNLVRVRENAEPIALYGGETQEAGNLSGRFTHVVTNWWAIMRQQKRLTWFSAGYSQAAILFPFLVAAPRYFSGAIQLGGLMQTASAFNHVQSSLSWFIDAYTRLAQWRATVDRLTGFAHALAELEAAKDAGFTRTPASAGQALALTDASLSLPDGRTLLTDAALAVAPGERVMIAGPAGCGKSTLFRAIGGLWPYATGTLALPTEGRSLFLPQKPYLPIASLAATVAYPDAPETYGEARIAAVLTDCGLGHLIALLGEERHWSQELSSGEQQRLGFARAILLAPDRLFCDEASSALDEASQKELYGLLVDRLPKTTIVSIAHRPSLAAFHHRVVRFVPTDPAAAEPVYRLEAAAA, encoded by the coding sequence ATGTCCGCAACCAAACGGCGCTTTCTGGCCGATCTCTGGACGCTGACCAAGCCCTATTGGAAAAGCGAGGAGCGCCTGAAATCCGGCCTGCTCCTTGCCGTCATCGTCGGCATGAGCCTTGGCATCGTCTATCTCAACGTGCTGTTCAACGAGTGGAACAACCTCTTTTACAACTCGCTCCAGGAAAAAAACCTCGACGAATTCTTCCGCCTCTTCGGCCGGTTCGCCATCCTGGCCGCCATGTTCATCATCGTGGCCGTGTATCAGATCTACCTGCGCCAGATGCTGCAAATCCGCTGGCGGCGCTGGCTCACCGAACGCTACGCCGCCATGTGGCTCACCCACCGCAACTACTACCGCCTGCGCTTTTCCCCAAACGGGGCCGACAACCCCGACCAGCGCATCAGCGAGGACATCGGCGGCTTTGTCGAGCAGACGCTCTCCCTGACCCTGGGGTTCATTGAATCCGTGGTGTCCCTGGCCTCCTTTTCCGTCATCCTGTGGAACCTCTCGGGCGAAATCCATATCCTCGACATCCAGTTGCCCGGCTCCATGCTCTGGGCCGCCGTGCTCTACGCCGGCTTCGGCTCCTTTCTCACCCACTACATCGGCCGGCCGCTCATTCGCCTCAATTTCCTCCAGCAGCGCTACGAGGCCGATTACCGCTACAATCTCGTGCGCGTGCGCGAGAACGCCGAACCCATCGCCCTTTACGGCGGCGAAACCCAGGAAGCCGGCAACTTGTCCGGCCGCTTCACCCATGTGGTCACCAACTGGTGGGCCATCATGCGTCAGCAAAAGCGCCTGACCTGGTTTTCCGCCGGCTACTCCCAGGCCGCCATCCTGTTTCCTTTCCTGGTGGCCGCGCCGCGCTATTTCTCCGGGGCCATCCAGCTCGGCGGCCTCATGCAGACCGCCTCGGCCTTCAACCACGTCCAATCGTCCCTGTCCTGGTTCATCGACGCCTACACCCGCCTGGCCCAATGGCGCGCCACCGTGGATCGACTCACCGGCTTCGCCCACGCCCTGGCCGAACTTGAAGCGGCCAAGGACGCCGGATTTACCCGCACTCCCGCCTCGGCCGGCCAGGCCCTGGCCCTGACGGACGCGAGCCTCTCGCTGCCCGACGGCCGCACCCTGCTCACCGACGCCGCCCTGGCCGTGGCCCCAGGCGAACGCGTCATGATCGCCGGCCCGGCCGGCTGCGGCAAATCCACGCTGTTTCGGGCCATCGGCGGCCTGTGGCCCTACGCCACCGGAACCCTGGCCCTGCCGACCGAGGGTCGCAGCCTGTTCTTGCCCCAAAAGCCCTACCTGCCCATCGCCAGCCTGGCCGCCACGGTAGCCTACCCAGACGCCCCGGAGACCTACGGCGAGGCGCGCATCGCCGCCGTGCTCACCGACTGCGGCCTGGGCCATCTGATTGCGCTGCTGGGCGAGGAGCGCCACTGGAGCCAGGAGCTGTCCTCGGGCGAACAACAACGCCTGGGATTCGCCCGGGCCATCCTTTTGGCCCCGGACCGGCTTTTCTGCGATGAAGCCTCCTCGGCCCTGGACGAGGCCTCCCAGAAGGAACTCTACGGCCTGCTGGTGGATCGTCTGCCCAAGACCACCATCGTCAGCATCGCCCACCGGCCGTCCCTTGCCGCCTTCCACCACCGCGTCGTGCGCTTCGTGCCCACCGATCCGGCCGCCGCCGAACCTGTCTACCGCCTGGAAGCCGCCGCCGCATGA